The nucleotide sequence CCTCGCCAAGTCATAACCACGGcggccacacacacacctgaccactGACCAATAGACAGCAGCGTTCAGTCATTCAGCAAAACTGCAAATTTAAGAGACTAAGAGACAGTGAACGGGTGAACAAGCAATCAGCTGCCAGCGCCAGCTGCACCGGAGACATGCTTCATGGACGTCTCTCCACGTCTTGTTTTCAGTTTTAGTGTTTTTCTGTTCATTTACGTTTTAACCCAGGAAGTTCGGTGGTTCGGTTTCTGTTGTTTTTGCGAGGGGCAGACATCATTTCCACCTGTTCTAATGCAGGTGGGCGGTGCTTTCTTGTCAGGGGGCATGGCATGACGCAATGGCCAAGCCTCTTTCCTCGTGCACCAGTTTGAAACTTTGACGGATATCATGTCATGCACTTCTCTTCTTCCTCCTCACCTTATTTGGGCATGTAACAGAACTAAATGCAGTTATTCAGTTATAATATTGTTTCTATCTTTACATCCACAGAATTAGTGCTTGTCTTTGTTTCAGTGTTAAAGTGCTTGAtaatggaaaaaataaatatatatatacagtgtatcTATTAAGAGAACAGAGAGGTAAAGGCTGTTCTTTGGCGAAAATAAAGATGATACTGTAATTATTAGCTTTTGTTCCACAACATTTTGAGTAGCTGACCTCTTGTTTACAGAATTGCACAAATTCGACAAGCACCAGCTCAGAACACCCCAAACCCCCTTTAAGACCCAAGAGCACACTATtttactgatatatatatatatatatatatatatatatatatatatatatatatatatatatatatatatatatatatataaatttagaTTAATTTAGAATTTGGAATTGAGTGAACATCACCTTTTTTGACTTTGTGTTTGGATGAGTTCCgtaaaactcaaaaaaaaaaaaaaaaaaaaaaaaaaaaatagatggcAGCTCACACAGAAAAGGGACTGGAGTGAAAAACCGCCCCTGTCTCAGGAAGAACATTTACCGGCTGCTCCAGAAACACACAACAACCCGGTGGTCTAAATATTCGCTCCTTCCCATTAGCCTATCCGCCTACCCGAGGTATTTTTATAGATCTGACATCCAGTGCGTTTTTTGGTGTTGAATGTATGGCAGTTAAATTAGATTTGTATTGTCTAgtttaatgtttttgtaacCATACTTTCCTGTGATCCTCCCCCTGTTCCTTTTTTTTTGGGTTCTTTATGTGGAAGCGCACTGTTCGGAGCTCATTGTGTTGTTTATATGCAATATTCTGAGGTCCTCGGCCAACTCCAGTCAGGTTGGCTCCAGAACTGTAGGTTTGGTTTTTAGTGTGagtatttgtatttgtttattgtaCCGAGGTGAACATTTAGCATACAGTACAgttcaaataataaaaaaaataccgtTCTGACTTTCTATACTGTGCTTGTGTGTTTGTCTCACTTTGCACATGCATTTATGAAGGTCAGACAGGATTTGCAACATCGGCAGTGCAGTGACCTGCAGATGCCCCTGTGTGCTTCTGGAGGCCACAAGGGGTCGCTGTGGCTCTGGGTTAATGCATGTTGCTTCCTGCAGTGATGATATGTACatgtataatatttatatgtttatttttggtaAAGAAATAATAAGATGGAAACTatactttttcaaaaataacACATTACACAAACTTCCCAAATCTTACTAGTATTTTGGAGGCTctttatattacaaaaaatatttatttaaaaaaatatttattttaaaaaatggtaaAGCGCTAGTTTCCCTCTTATTATTTGTTTAGCAAAAATGTTGACCCACCTTCAATATCATTGCATTAGATACAAAATATCAAAGCCAGTGGCATCGGCAAATAAATTGTCATGATTTATGTTTAGCTGCTCTCTAATCCAAACAagaaatttattattaatacatttaatgttatgaaatgttttgtttgataTATATGCTTGTGCTATTTTCAACTTTTtactttctttaaaataattgtatttatgtatatatatatatatatatatacacacacacacacacattatatatatatatatatatatatatatatatatatatatatatatatatatatatatatatatatataagaaaatatgtgtatgtatgtataaataaataaatacaaatattttaaagttaaataacactattaaaatgttaatttaaaaattgcttaataataaaaagtatattttagccATTTACAAAGTAAACTGTTTGATCAGCGTTTCAACGCTTTGATCAATACAATGCAAGACCATGAAAATGTGACGTTCTGATATCATCTGATAATAAAATGTGCATGTTTTCTATGTTTTCTTTCACTTGTTTTTACTTATATTTGCTTAGGGCTGATATTGTGGGTGTGTCGTTGAAATATGACAGGACTTTGGACACATTGTTTTATGCCTCTCAGTAGATCAGCGCTGTCATTGTTTGAATAGCTGGCATGGACAGACAGATGCCAGACAGTGTTTCAGTGCTGCACTGAACCTCATGAAACTAAATACTGCGTATGCTTGGATTATGTGGTAATATAGTCTCATCATCCAATCCATGTCAGCATAAGGGGAAAAATGGCAAGATTGCagtgcaaagcaatgcaaaaaagtcatacatttatatataatgcTATAGGATAAGCATATATTTTGATTAGGCCTTTTTAAAAGTCAAAACAAATCAAAGTGCATATCAAGTGAATATATCAAATGCAGTACAATgtaattaaaattaagagaaacAAATCTGTGACAAGTAGATACAGGTCAATAATGTCTGACAATAACAACATATGTTTTATACAGTATgacattattaatatatattatatcgatatacattcataaatgttAAAAACGAATATTTTATTGACCTTTTATACGACCTTTGTATTTTTGGCTCATCCCACTTCCGCTGCACAGGTGAGGCGCGTGTGACGTCATCGAGCATGAAGGGAGGAAACTCTGCGTTTGCTATCCAAGAAGTTTTTCTTTATAAACTGAGCTCAAATACACGGATACAGATATGTGTGATTTCGGTAAGACAGtcgtttctttcttttttactaCACGTACGAGAATTATAGCTGATTTATGGTTTAATTGATGCCATAAAAAAGAAGCCTCCGACAAAAAGTTATTTGTTCTCGTGAATTGCGCGTCCTTTGTAAAGTTGACATTTTCCCCGTTTTTTTATTCACTGTACAAGAGCATATTTAGCAGTTATATGGACATTACACCTTATTTTGCTCTAAATCCTGCTAATGCAAATCAGTTAGCTGTAGTTTCACCATACGTGACTAGAAGTAGACACAATGTAATTTTGACACAGTTACTTCCTAAGTCCCAGGAAAACAATTTTTTTCCATGTCATTACATTGCATAGTATAAGAtacaaatgcatatatatatatatatatatatatatatatatatatatatatatatatatatatatatatatatatatatatatatatatataattgagatgcatattatattttattcatatgttATGCCATGTCCTCGTAAGTGTACACCGGGACTCGGTTGCTGACATGAAATGACAGGTATAGGCAAAAATAAtgtgatatatttttttcattcaccgttttacaaactttgtttaaagatgattctcAGTTGATACTTCATATAACATATGAAGCTATGTTATAACGGAATTAATGGAATTGATATCATTTTACTTTACGTGGCTAAAATGGCCATACATGGGTTTTCCCATTCAATGCAAAGTATCTGTACACTGTATCTAATTTGtatattaatgtgttttttggagAAACATATAATGGAAAAAAGAAATGTAATGGAGTAATAGTAATAGTTGGCAACATTCTCAtagtaatataatattttaaaggaACATTGATATTTAATTTCTTTCCCTATTCACTTGCTGTATCTGTACCAAAAATAGCTGATAAACATGCTTTAAGTCCCCGTGTCCTCTACAGTGGACTATGGAAATCAATGCCCCGTTTTGTAAtagaaagtcatattttttattagaaataacattttcataagatGTTGATTGATTTATAGCAAacaatttgaaataaaaattggtcagatttaaatgaaaattacaGTATTACTAAATTCAAAGATCAAGGAGAAGTTGTTCTCCTGGTGAAACCTCAAAACTAATGGAATCTAAAAAAAGCCCTGAATGTGGGCTTCATTTTAATTTCAGGGCATGTGAAAACTGTGACGTGGTGTCAaagaaatgtactaaaatataatgtcctcatatAAGGACAGTGGAACCCAGGAAGGTATtgcaaataatgtttttatttaaagggttacttcacccaaaaaggtaatgtatatcattaatgactccccctaatgtcgttccacacccctaagacctcagttcatcttcggaacagagtttaagatattttatatttagtccgacaccgtatctaagtgtatgcattTTATActatccatgtccagaaagataataaaaacataatcaaagtattccatatgtgacatcagttagttaattagaatctcttaaagcattgaaaatacattttggtccaaaaatagcaaaaactactttattcaggattgtcttctcttccgcatttgttttcaaacctcaaataaagattcaaacggtcatgaatcagcggattgattcatgattcaaccCTTTAAGGAACACTTGGAATCTATGCCAGTGCATTAGATCAAACAAGTGCCGTCTATACTTCAAATAAATAGCACAAGTGCACATGTCAACCACTAGTTAAACATCATTGTTAAACTGTTTACTGAATGTCATTATGTGTAGTTAGTTTTTGTAAAGCTCTAGCAGTATTTGTGTATCTAATGCAATTGTATGAATTGTAAGTATGAGTTTTGAAAGCACTGCATGAAAGCACACTATATTCTAGACAAGCAGAAGGGACCTGGGCGGCTGATGAAGAAAGGATTGACTCTCATCGTCATTGGTCATGTTAATTTCATCCTGAGCGCTATTGTCCATGGCAGCGTTTTACGCCACGTGTCCAAACCCAGCAATGGGATCTCAACAGAGTATACCGTATCAAACATCATCTCTGTCACCTCAGGACTGCTGGTAAGTGAATGTGCTTCTGTTTGATCACTTATGTCATATATGTAACTCCCAGTGAGTGTGAATTTTGAAATTTTTCACATAAAAAGGGCAGTTACATCATGTCTGTGAATGTAAATTGAAGGATTGTCTACTTCCTATAGTTTGGGtgtgctgttgttgttgtttttggttGACCCAAGTGAAGTCTTCAGATTGACAAGATTGAAAAGATAGCCTTCCTTACTAGCAGTTTTAACATTTCGACATTTTCCCACAGAGTGCTAGCACTTTTGGTGTACACCTGGGTTTGACTGACAACAGATTTTGGTTTGTTTGATGATGTGAACACTGCTTTTAGAGTGTGTTCGTGCTTGTAGTTCAGTTATTTTGTTAAGAACCAAGCGTGCTGTACACATCATGTAAAGTGAAGCCAACACGTCTCaatttagttagttatttgatgctataaaaacgggggtgtgGCATCATGATTGATGGCTTTTCTGAGTGAAGTAGTCACTGAGGCACCAAttgacttttttcaggatttttgggagGAGATTGGGggtttagctttaatttctacatttccacaACAGTTTATTTCAAACCTAAACTGTACTAACAGATACTGCAGGAGTGTGGGCAGGGTTTTTATATCGCGACTCTACAGGAAGAGAGCAGAAAGCTCTCTTCTGTGCAGACTCATGTTCCACGtttactactgcgcagactgATGTCCCAAATCAGTTAATACCATATTCGGACATTGGCTGGTTCTCTTtactagaatttttttttaaagtctatagtctggaccaaaaaaaaaagatacatttaGTCCTTCACTCAAGactaaaatacaattaatttattAGGACTTAATTAATTGTATACACTATAaaactgatctgccaacattgacagtatatgataaattgaaatgagctaaaaaaaaaatcaccattttcaccagaacgactgtacagccgaatgaAAGTCAAAACAGCGGAGTGGGGGGTTCATTTTTCAGCTGGGTGGCTGGTGTTAGCTGGCAGTCTGATTCTGGAAGGTCACGTAATTGCAACCATTGATTTTTGGCAGATTTTGTGCAGCTTTGGCCCTTTCTAGCTCTGgtgaattgcatttttttttattatgagtCTAATCATATGGGTATGTGTATTTTAATTGATCAACGTTTTAGGGGGTTTTATCCCAGTTAAAGTAGTCGTGAACATGACTGGTTGCTTATTGATGCTTTGTGGACACTCAATCCAGCCAGCCGCTGTACTAGAGCTGCGAGTGTAATGCATTATAGCAGTTAAGTGGCCGCAAAAATGCAGCTGGCTGGATTGAACGTCCACGAAGCGTCAGTAAGCAACCAGTCATGTTCAAGACCATTTGACTACTTTAATAAGTataaaattcacaaaaacaccAATCATGTAAATTAACATAATCATATCAGCTAGAGAGGGGAAACTCATGCAGGTtttgaacaacttgagggtgagtaaaatgatgacagaattaacatttttgggtgaactatccctttagatGTCTTTGGTcagtgttgcgttcatatttcaTTCTAACCGCACAAAAGTTCATTTGGAAATGGACCACGGCCCATCTTTTCAGTGGTCTCATTGACCAGGGTTTGGATGTCTTCACACTTATTCAAAGGAACCGCACTAACAGAGTAATCCCAAAAGGGTTCATTTTAATCCAATCAGTGTTCAGTTCATGTGAACTCTGGTAAGCAGAGAATGTATATCTAATTTCTGTGTTATTTAGAACATTTGCAGTACATCCAGGACAGATAGAATTGCTGTTATGTGCTGACGCTTTGAAAACCTAAAAAATCTACATATAAAAATGAAGTGAGCAACTACAGTATGTATTTTACTGCCTTCTCCTGCATTGTTTTTACCATGTAACTGGGGTAAACAGCTGGTGCTTCGACGTAAGCATACAGAGGTTCAAAGTATTACAATGTCCACACAATCCAGCGGGGTCAGGAGGAATGGGGAGCAACCGAACTCTGGTTTGGACCAGGCAATCAAatcaagtgtgaaagcaccctaaaattCCATCCAATGTCCTCAAACCTAATCATGTTAATATATTTTCTCAGAGCATCGCAAGTGGAATAGTTGCAATATTGGTGTCGAGGAATATTACCAACTGCAAACTAGTAAGTAACCTTTTCTCtgttttagtttcatatttCTAAGGCCTTATCATCTTGATTGTTCTGTATAGCAGCATGAAACAGAAGCCTTCTGTTTCATGCTGGTATACAGAACAATCAAGATGATAATCAAGATGATACAAGACTGTAATAGTCTTTTTTTCCTTATTCTGATGTGTATGTCTGAGTTTCTCGAACACGAAAAAATGTCAACCAATTTTTATTGCCAAAAAGGAGGTCACAGCAAGAGGGaagggaagttattttgattccGAGGGcacaaatgaaaaataattagCATGGATAAattgtttataataaatattgtattccttaaaaaaacaagaattgtcCCTTTTGATTTTATGGTTACATTAACAAAGCTCTGTTCTGCTTCCTTTAGCACATCGGCCTGTTAGTGAGTTCCATTCTGAACGCCCTGCTCTCACTGGCATGTTTCGTGGGCCTGATTTTGGCAATCAGTCTGACTATTTCATCTGACGGAAGCGTCCTCATGAAAGGATGCGAGTCAACTAATGTTACTGTGAATGCGCGTTCTCCGGTTATCGTCAACTGCCCCTTTGATGCAACTCGCATCTATGTGAGTCTTTCTACTGGAATACATCTTAAAACTACATCACATGCATTAGAAATGCATCTCTATATACACTGGCATATATACACAATAATTAtggttttatgtttttgaaagaagtcatCAAGGCtgcaaataaagaaaaaataaaagaagTTTCATGTCTAATTGTAGCCTATATAGTTGTGAAGTAATCAATTTAAActctttgcaaaaaaaaaaaatcatcctttacacaaaaatattaggCTGCAAAAATATTAGGCTGCAAAAATGTTGTAttaaaattgataataataagaaccaTTATTAATAAATGAACACCAAtaattgagcagcaaatcagaatattagaatgatatctcaaggatcttgtgacactaaagactggagtaatgatgctgaaagttattttaaaatgtaatgtttcacaatattacttttactgtattttgatcaaataaattccaCCTTGATTAACAAAGGagactttttttaaagcttctttaattattccaaacttttgcaCACCCAGTGTAAATGCTTGTATGGTTAATGTTTCATTGTGCATATGAAGACTGAACTTATGTTTCTGACCAGGACACAACCCTTGCTCTGTGGTTCACCTGTGCTGCATTTACTGCGATGGAGGCTGGATTGTCTGTGTGGTGCTTTATAGTGGGTCTCCAATTAAGAGGCATCGGACCATGTGCTCAAACTTACATCAGAGAGCAGGTAAAACTCACAATAATGGAACAATTATGGAAATGGTTTTGTAAGGTTTAGAGCTCTTTacgtttacatttatgcatataatcaaattaaatcaaaccacctttttattgtgctttttacaaatccaattgtttcaaagcaactttacagtgttaacaggaagataatgcagcagaatttgattcggctgtacagtcgttctggtgAAAACGCTGATGTTATTCTGGTAATTTCAGTTATTATATAGTGTCAATGCAAGCAGATTGGTAATATAGTGGACATTTTTGGCCAAAAGCTAAAGCCATGGTGGCAAGGAgccaaaactccttcagggccagaatggagaaaTAAAAAACCtagggagaaaccaggctcagtcggggtgttagttctcctctggccgatgaacaaacagtgtatgattataatTCTGGTCATATTAGTATTAGGTAAATTTTTGTAAGATTATTCGAAAGATTGGAGTTGTCATGcgggagacgggtttattgaggatgtcaTGTCGATGCGGCATTTACGGGGGAGTTTAACTGACATGCTCCCTGCAGACAGGCGCAGGTCCACTACCTGGTCAGTGGAGCAGTTTTAGAAAGTTCAGAAAACtttttgtgttttggtccaCGAAAACAGTGTATTGAGGGCTTGACAATGCtaaaaagttttttgttttaattatttttatttatttatgttttgtgtAAACTATAGAAAAACATGAATTTGTAACATGTATATTACGTGTTCAGTCTATATACTTTCTTTATaaagtgacatcgccaactactggcctggcatgcataatgcagcttttttttgtgtgtgattttgtcaaatgtgtttgtttgtttttaccacATTTTTAACaaagttacttttttttgtaCATCGTTGTCGCGTAAACATAGTTCGAACGAAAAGAACGaaagaaagaatgaatgaatgaatgaatgaatgtgtaaataaattaattaattaataaatatacaatttatgtaaattaataaacagaTGAATAGATAAATGAGTGTAATaggtaaataaataacagaataacagacttcataaaaaaataattcatttttaaacaaataaaatgttgtattatctttaaatcatttattattttctgcttttatacattttaaaaaatattttttactttatttatttaattcattttaatatttatttatttatttatttatttatttatgcattcatttatttttacatttattcccacatgtatttatttttacttttccgTGTGCAATATGGAAATAAGGAGGACGGTCCTTGTGTAGCTTCATCGCATCATTGTTTGAGAGCTTCATTACCACATCATACATGTGATAATGAatacatgtaaaaataaatgaatccataaataaataaataaataaaaatatataaatattaaaattaactaacaaataaacacaagttaaaaatcttttttttaaatgtataaaagcagaatataattaattaaGGGAAACTATAcaaaatttaattatatttatcaatgaatcatttattttattaagtttctatttttttaaatttattttattcattttc is from Pseudorasbora parva isolate DD20220531a chromosome 10, ASM2467924v1, whole genome shotgun sequence and encodes:
- the krtcap3 gene encoding keratinocyte-associated protein 3, with amino-acid sequence MCDFDKQKGPGRLMKKGLTLIVIGHVNFILSAIVHGSVLRHVSKPSNGISTEYTVSNIISVTSGLLSIASGIVAILVSRNITNCKLHIGLLVSSILNALLSLACFVGLILAISLTISSDGSVLMKGCESTNVTVNARSPVIVNCPFDATRIYDTTLALWFTCAAFTAMEAGLSVWCFIVGLQLRGIGPCAQTYIREQLEEEALASGSKMDQRHTTQGERLIAHQADSA